The following coding sequences lie in one Silurus meridionalis isolate SWU-2019-XX chromosome 19, ASM1480568v1, whole genome shotgun sequence genomic window:
- the kctd6a gene encoding BTB/POZ domain-containing protein KCTD6a, with protein MENGGSGHMMTDPVTLNVGGHLYTTSLSTLQRYPDSMLGAMFRGDFPTAQDARGNFFIDRDGPLFRYILNFLRTSELTLPYDFKETELLRKEADFYQIEPLIHCLNDTKPLYPLDTFEQVVELSSIRKLSKYSNPVAVIITQVTITTKVHSLLEGISNSFTRWNKHMMDTRDFQISFTFGPCDYQQEVALRVHLVEYISKQGFTIRNARVHHMSERANENTVEHHWTFCRLARKLED; from the exons ATGGAGAATGGAGGCTCAGGACACATG atgaCAGATCCAGTCACCTTAAACGTTGGTGGTCATTTATACACCACCTCTTTATCTACTCTTCAGCGTTACCCAGACTCTATGTTGGGTGCCATGTTCCGTGGTGATTTTCCCACAGCACAAGATGCCCGGGGAAACTTCTTCATAGACCGTGACGGCCCACTGTTCCGTTACATCCTGAATTTTCTGAGGACTTCAGAACTGACTCTTCCATATGATTTCAAAGAGACAGAGCTTTTGCGCAAAGAAGCAGATTTCTATCAGATAGAGCCACTAATCCACTGTTTAAATGACACAAAACCTTTATATCCCTTGGACACCTTTGAGCAGGTGGTGGAACTTTCCAGTATTCGAAAGTTGTCCAAGTACTCAAATCCGGTAGCTGTCATTATTACCCAagtcaccatcaccaccaaagTCCACAGTTTGCTGGAGGGCATTTCTAACAGCTTTACACGCTGGAACAAACACATGATGGATACTCGTGATTTTCAGATATCCTTCACCTTTGGACCTTGTGACTACCAGCAGGAGGTGGCACTTAGGGTGCACCTTGTGGAATACATCTCCAAGCAGGGATTTACTATCAGGAATGCACGGGTACATCACATGAGCGAGAGGGCCAATGAGAACACTGTAGAGCACCACTGGACCTTTTGCAGGTTGGCACGCAAACTTGAGGACTGA